The genome window ATTCCGTGTTTCGCTCTGCTGGCCGAACCGCTGCGCGGCGGGGCGCATCCCGCGCGGCCTTACCGGTTGCAGTCGATCCAGCGCGAGAGCAATTGCCGGTCCCGGAAACACTCGTCCGGAACCGCGCGGCGCTTGATGCGGGCCAACCGCTCGGCGAAAGCCACCTGTTTCGAGGTCGGCAGGCTGTCCGACATCGACGGCGTCATCCTGGCCTGGGCGTCGATCCAGGCGCTGAGCGCCCGCCTGTCCTGCAACGCTTCCCATGGCAGAAGCGCGTGGTTCCTGACTGCCAGGGAACGGGCATAGGCGATCTGGCGCGGCGTGGCAGGCAGCGCGAAGCTGGTGGATTCCATATCGGGCCTCCGGTAGCTGTCCATGCCTCGAATCTAGAACATAACGAGAACAAAATCAACCCCGGGGCCGGCGCAGGGCCGAGCGCCGCTTGGCCCCGCGCCGGCCTGCCTTGGCCTGTCGTCGCGGTCCGAACAGCGCAATCAGCCGTTGCTGCCGTCGCTCTCCGAACCGCCGCCGGAATCAGAACCGCTGCCGGAATCAGAACCGCTATCGGAACCCGAGCTGCCGGAATCGCTGCCAGCGTCGCCGCTTCCCGTATCGCCGCTGCCGGTATCGCCGCCGGTCGTTCCCCCATCGGTATCGCCGCCGGTCGTTCCGCCATCCGTGCTTCCGTCATCGCCGCTGTCCGAGCCGGGGTCGCTGCCGGTATCGCCGCCCGTATCGCCGCTGCCGGTATCACCGCTGCCGGTATCACCGCCGGTGGCCCCGTCGTCGCCCGTCCCGTCCTCGGTCGCGGCGGGCGAAGCCCCGCCGTTGGAGCTGTCCAGCGCCCGTTCCGCCTCGCTCAGCACACGCTCGCCGTTAAGCTCGATCAGCCGGCCTTCGACAAGATTGTAGACCAGATTGACGTCGTTGTTGTCCCGGGTCGCGGTGATCGTCATCAACGAACCCTCGCGTAGGATGTGGATATCCTTGAAGCCCTGCGCCAGCAGCGTGCTCGCGATGGTGTCGTTGTTCATTTGCTGGTTGAAGGCCGGATATGCCGACTCCACCTGCGTGGCGACCGGGGAGACGCCTTTCGATTCCGTCGCCGCCTCGGGCACCACGGCGGTCTGACCGTTGCCGGTCACCATTTCCGTGGTCTGGGCCAGAACATGGCCGCTTATCCCCGCGGTCAGAAGCGCCGCGGTCATCATCCGTTTCGCAAACATCTCGTCATCTCCATCAACTGTCTGACAGGCTAACGCTCCGGTCGGAACACTGGTTCTGGACTGTCACGGGAACGTCAATGACGGGTCAGGTCGGCCATGACGCGCGGCCGGACGATGTGCCGGGGCACTTGGTCACGGCGTCGCTCAGCCCTCCTCTTCCTGGAACGCCTCTTCGCGGGACTTGCGGAAGGCGGGGAAGATCATCAGCGCCAGCAGCACCACCGTGGCGATCAGCATGGTCAGGCTGATCGGGCGTTCGACGAAGATCGACGGGTCGCCCTGCTCGATCAGCAGCGTCCGGCGCAGGTTCGATTCCAGCAGCGGACCCAGCACGAAGCCCAGCAGCAGCGGCCCCGGTTCGCATTTCGCCTTGCGGAAGATGTAGCCCACCAGACCGAAGCCCCCCGCCAGCATCACGTCGAAGATGCGGTTGTTAATCGAATAGACGCCGATGCAGCAAAACAGCAGGATCGCCGGATAGAGCAGCCGATAGGGCACGGTCAGCAGCTTCACCCACAGCCCGATCATCGGCAGGTTGATGATGACCAGCAGCGCATTGCCGATCCACATGCTGGCGACCAGGCCCCAGAAGATCTCGGGCTGGTTGGCCAGCACGGTGGGCCCCGGGGTGATGCCGTGGATCATGAAGGCCGACAGCATCATCGCCATCATGTTGTTCGACGGGATGCCCAGCGTCAGCAGCGGAATGAACGAGCTTTGCGCGGCGGCGTTGTTGGCGGCCTCGGGGGCGGCCACGCCCTCGACCACGCCGGTGCCGAAATCCTGCGGGCGCTTCGACATCTTCTTTTCGAAGGAATAGGCGCTGAAGGACGCCAGCGTCGCGCCGCCGCCCGGCAGCAGGCCCAGGAAGGTGCCGACGCCGGTGCCGCGCAGCACCGCGGCCCAGGATCGGCGGAAATCCTCGCGCGTGGGCCACAGCCGGCTGATCGGCGCCAGGGTCACGCCCTCGGACCCCGAGCGTTCGAGGTTGGCGATGATCTCGGAAAAGCCGAACAGGCCGATGGCGATGACGATGAAGTCGATGCCGTCGAACAGTTCGATGGCGCCGAAGGTCAGCCGGTCCTGGCCGGTGGACTGGTCGGTGCCGACCATGCCCAAGAGCAGCCCGATCAGGATCATGCCGATCGCCTTCAGGACCGGGCCGCTGGCCAGGATCGTCGCCGCCAGCAGGCCGAAGACCATCAGCGAGACATATTCCGCCGGCCCGAAGGACAGCGCGAAGCTGGAGAGCGTCGGCCCGGCCACGGCGATGGCAAAGGTCGCCACCGTGCCGGCGAAGAACGACCCCAGCGCCGCGACCGCCAGCGCCGCCCCGGCGCGGCCCTGCTGGGCCATCTGATAG of Paracoccus sp. TOH contains these proteins:
- a CDS encoding tripartite tricarboxylate transporter permease, translated to MSFIDLLMLGFSEAMTLQNLSFCLLGALLGTLIGVLPGIGPTATIAVLLPITFFLPPLAGIIMLAGIYYGAQYGGTTTAVLVNLPGEASSVVTTLDGYQMAQQGRAGAALAVAALGSFFAGTVATFAIAVAGPTLSSFALSFGPAEYVSLMVFGLLAATILASGPVLKAIGMILIGLLLGMVGTDQSTGQDRLTFGAIELFDGIDFIVIAIGLFGFSEIIANLERSGSEGVTLAPISRLWPTREDFRRSWAAVLRGTGVGTFLGLLPGGGATLASFSAYSFEKKMSKRPQDFGTGVVEGVAAPEAANNAAAQSSFIPLLTLGIPSNNMMAMMLSAFMIHGITPGPTVLANQPEIFWGLVASMWIGNALLVIINLPMIGLWVKLLTVPYRLLYPAILLFCCIGVYSINNRIFDVMLAGGFGLVGYIFRKAKCEPGPLLLGFVLGPLLESNLRRTLLIEQGDPSIFVERPISLTMLIATVVLLALMIFPAFRKSREEAFQEEEG